One Caretta caretta isolate rCarCar2 chromosome 8, rCarCar1.hap1, whole genome shotgun sequence DNA window includes the following coding sequences:
- the RGS18 gene encoding regulator of G-protein signaling 18: protein MENPLFLFPHLNISSLKEKTYCKGMKSTNKEETKKEIKTRSKEKRNRLSLLLQKAEFHESVSLEKFENLTKASSVPPEEAVRWGESFDKLLSQKAGLDAFTRFLKTEFSEENIEFWIACEDYKKNKTSHQLLPKAKTIYETFIRKDAPKEVNLDFHTKEVTAQNITHPTLDSFDVAQAKVYRLMEQDSYPRFLRASMYLDLIKGREQSGHPALRRRSRSFTFNEFQDVQSDFTIWL, encoded by the exons atggagaatccactgtttTTATTTCCCCATCTAAATATTTCCTCTTTGAAGGAGAAGACCTATTGTAAAGGTATGAAATCCACAAATAAAGAGgagacaaaaaaagaaatcaagacCAG GTCTAAGGAAAAGAGAAATAGGCTGAGCCTTCTCCTGCAAAAGGCTGAATTCCATGAAAGTGTCAGTCTTGAGAAATTTGAGAACTTGACAAAAGCTTCAAG TGTGCCCCCTGAAGAAGCAGTGAGATGGGGTGAATCCTTTGACAAACTGCTTTCCCAGAAAG CCGGACTGGATGCCTTTACAAGGTTTCTGAAAACTGAGTTCAGCGAGGAGAACATTGAGTTTTGGATAGCCTGTGAGGATTATAAGAAGAACAAAACATCTCATCAACTTCTTCCTAAAGCCAAGACAATTTATGAGACGTTCATAAGAAAAGATGCTCCAAAAGAG GTTAATCTTGACTTCCACACGAAAGAAGTCACTGCTCAGAACATTACTCACCCTACACTGGACAGCTTTGATGTAGCACAGGCCAAAGTCTACAGGCTGATGGAACAAGACAGTTACCCCCGCTTCCTGAGAGCTAGCATGTATTTAGACCTGATTAAGGGAAGGGAGCAGTCTGGCCATCCTGCTCTTAGAAGGCGATCACGCTCTTTTACCTTCAATGAGTTCCAAGATGTGCAATCAGACTTTACCATTTGGTTATAA